A single genomic interval of Helianthus annuus cultivar XRQ/B chromosome 6, HanXRQr2.0-SUNRISE, whole genome shotgun sequence harbors:
- the LOC118479494 gene encoding secreted RxLR effector protein 161-like, protein MTPGTQLTKTEEGDLVDATHYRSLIGSLRYLLHTRPDLCYPVSLLSRFMQEPKEQHLKAVKQILRYIKGTKEHGIIYRRQGGCKITGYSDSSFGVNTDKGKGTTGLVFYFGESPITWCTQKQQTVALSSCESEFMAATAAACQALWLKRLLSEITGWKEEKIILRVDNVSAIALMRNPVFHGRSKHIDTRYHFIRECVENEDITVEHISGELQRADILTKALARIKFATMRELLGIQDLKQLMDVRD, encoded by the coding sequence ATGACTCCAGGAACTCAAttaacaaagactgaagaaggagaTCTAGTGGATGCAACACATTACAGAAGCCTGATAGGATCTCTCAGGTACTTATTGCATACAAGACCAGATCTATGTTACCCAGTCAGTCTACTTAGTAGATTCATGCAAGAACCAAAGGAGCAACACCTGAAGGCAGTAAAGCAAATACTACGTTacatcaaaggaactaaagagcATGGAATCATCTACAGAAGACAAGGAGGATGTAAGATCACAGGTTATAGCGATAGTAGTTTTGGAGTTAatacagacaaaggaaaaggaacaacTGGTCTGGTATTTTACTTTGGAGAATCACCTATAACCTGGTGTACACAGAAGCAACAAACAGTGGCACTATCATCATGCGAATCAGAATTCATGGCAGCCACTGCAGCAGCATGTCAAGCACTATGGCTTAAAAGATTGTTAAGTGAAATCACAGGCTGGAAGGAAGAGAAGATAATACTAAGAGTAGATAATGTTTCAGCAATAGCACTCATGAGAAACCCAGTCTTTCACGGAAGAAGCAAGCACATTGACACACGATATCACTTCATAAGAGAATGCGTGGAAAACGAAGATATCACTGTGGAACACATAAGTGGAGAACTACAACGAGCAGATATACTAACAAAGGCACTAGCAAGGATCAAGTTTGCTACAATGAGGGAACTGCTCGGAATTCAAGACTTAAAGCAACTCATGGATGTTCgagattaa
- the LOC110864622 gene encoding uncharacterized protein LOC110864622 — MRCKNHYTDLSSNVGVCASCLRERLFPLVAAHEPQAQHPVVLRSVSPYISQRKSDYSTSINTKHNSDRNRHHILPDQRFFSTPDIAPVTGSYNSCQKKKHGLFRFSLLSNLFRSKKRNENSNTRSRGGDDSATSATSSPFWFSNPRSGGGCRKKQQFCYNDASTAAGAGVMRKQYCSDRGMSPVRSSDCDGAKGEVYDRSEEYETCASRKQTPRRTPAHPLVRRGGGGGYGKNVSGLSFCLSPLVRVSPCRNWKQNGVAVAPVDSGEIRAPVMYNNNLLFCANRSRKVADFGRCAANR, encoded by the coding sequence ATGAGGTGTAAGAACCACTACACTGATCTCAGTAGTAACGTCGGCGTCTGCGCTTCTTGCCTCCGCGAACGCCTCTTTCCTCTCGTTGCTGCTCACGAACCACAAGCTCAACATCCAGTGGTTCTACGATCTGTTTCTCCATACATCAGTCAACGTAAATCCGATTATTCCACCTCGATTAACACTAAACATAATAGTGATCGGAATCGTCATCATATCCTTCCGGATCAACGGTTTTTTAGCACGCCGGATATAGCGCCTGTCACCGGAAGTTATAATTCATGTCAAAAGAAGAAGCACGGTTTATTCCGGTTCTCGTTGTTATCGAATTTGTTCAGATCTAAAAAACGAAACGAGAATTCAAACACTAGGTCTCGCGGTGGTGATGATAGTGCCACGTCAGCAACGTCATCGCCGTTTTGGTTTTCAAACCCTAGGTCCGGTGGCGGTTGCCGGAAGAAACAGCAGTTTTGTTACAACGACGCTTCAACGGCAGCCGGTGCCGGCGTGATGCGGAAGCAGTACTGTTCAGATCGAGGCATGTCGCCGGTGAGATCCTCCGATTGTGACGGTGCAAAAGGTGAAGTTTACGATAGATCTGAAGAATATGAGACGTGTGCGTCTCGAAAACAGACTCCGCGGCGGACGCCGGCTCATCCGTTGGTCCGGCGCGGCGGCGGTGGCGGATACGGGAAGAATGTGTCTGGATTAAGTTTCTGTTTAAGTCCGTTGGTTCGAGTTAGTCCTTGTCGGAATTGGAAGCAGAATGGAGTGGCGGTGGCGCCGGTAGATTCCGGCGAGATAAGAGCTCCGGTGATGTATAACAACAACTTATTATTCTGTGCTAACCGATCAAGAAAAGTTGCAGATTTCGGGAGATGCGCTGCGAACCGTTGA
- the LOC110864621 gene encoding NAD-dependent malic enzyme 62 kDa isoform, mitochondrial, translating into MSNFSRQVRLSSNLIRDVHYRISRSFTIECHRPTIIHKKGVDIIHNPWYNKGTAFSMTERDRLELRGLLPTNVQTVEQQIDRFKTDLKKIEMNARDGDTASLAKWRILNRLHDRNETMYYKILINQITEYAPIVYTPTVARVCQKYSGLFRRPRGMYFSAADRGEMMSMVYNWPSDQVDMIVVTDGSRIMGLGDLGVQGIGIAIGKLDLYVAAAGINPQRVLPIMIDVGTNNETLLKDPRYLGLQEHRLEGEEYVSIIDEFMEAVFNRWPHVIVQFEDFQAKWASTLLNRYRNTYRMFNDDVQGTAGVAVAGLLGAVRAQDKMMIDFPKQNIVVAGAGSEGVGVLKAARRTMARILGNNKHAFKSARSQFWVVDVNGLITEERTNVSDDIKPFARKTKEITRWGLKEGATLLEVVQEVKPDVLLGLSAVGGLFSKEILEAFRGSTSTRPAIFALSNPTTNAECTPEEAFSIVGKNIIFASGSPFKDVDLGGGEIGYSNQGNNMYLFPGIGLGTLLSGARIISDGMLQAASECLSEYMTEDEVHKGIIYPPISRIRDITKAVAAAVIREAIDERLAEGYREMSYRDLKRLNKEEILMHVENNMWQPDYPTLIYK; encoded by the exons ATGTCGAATTTCTCTAGACAAGTTCGGCTCTCGTCGAATCTGATCAGAGATGTACACTACAGAATTTCACGATCATTTACAATCGAATGTCATAGACCCACCATTATTCATAAAAAAGGTGTCGATATTATTCACAATCCATGGTACAATAAG GGGACAGCATTCTCAATGACTGAGCGAGATCGGCTTGAGCTGCGTGGACTTTTACCTACAAATGTTCAAACCGTCGAACAACAAATTGATCGATTTA AAACAGACCTGAAGAAGATTGAGATGAATGCTAGGGACGGAGATACGGCCTCTCTGGCCAAATGGCGAATACTAAACAGGCTACATGATAGAAATGAAACTATGTATTATAAG ATTCTTATTAACCAAATAACGGAATACGCCCCAATAGTGTACACTCCAACCGTAGCGCGTGTTTGCCAGAAATACAGTGGATTATTTAGAAGACCAAGGGGGATGTATTTCAGCGCCGCTGATCGTGGAGAAATGATGTCAATGGTTTATAACTGGCCTTCTGATCAG GTTGATATGATTGTTGTCACTGATGGAAGCCGAATAATGGGTCTTGGCGATCTTGGAGTTCAGGGGATCGGCATTGCAATAGGAAAGTTAGATTTATACGTTGCCGCGGCTGGAATAAATCCTCAAAGA GTGCTTCCGATCATGATTGACGTTGGAACCAATAACGAGACCCTTCTTAAAGACCCCCGGT ATCTTGGATTGCAAGAACACCGTCTTGAAGGTGAGGAGTATGTTTCCATCATTGATGAATTTATGGAGGCTGTATTCAATCGTTGGCCCCACGTAATAGTGCAG tttgaagATTTTCAAGCCAAGTGGGCCTCGACGTTACTGAATCGCTACAGAAATACTTACAGAATGTTCAATGATGATGTCCAA GGAACGGCAGGAGTCGCAGTTGCTGGTCTTCTAGGAGCGGTAAGAGCACAAGATAAGATGATGATTGATTTCCCAAAGCAAAATATTGTTGTTGCTGGTGCTGGAAG CGAAGGAGTTGGGGTTCTAAAGGCTGCCAGAAGAACTATGGCTAGAATATTGGGAAATAATAAACATGCTTTCAAGAGTGCAAGGAGTCAGTTCTGGGTAGTTGATGTTAAT GGTCTAATCACAGAAGAGCGTACAAATGTTAGCGATGATATCAAGCCTTTTGCACGGAAGACCAAGGAAATTACACGGTGGGGACTCAAAGAAGGAGCAACGCTATTAGAAGTG GTGCAGGAAGTGAAGCCTGATGTACTCCTTGGGTTGTCTGCAGTCGGCGGCTTGTTTTCTAAAGAG ATATTAGAAGCATTTAGAGGTTCAACTTCAACCAGACCAGCAATATTTGCACTGTCGAATCCCACAACCAATG CGGAATGCACCCCTGAAGAAGCGTTTTCTATTGTCggtaaaaacattatttttgcaAGTGGAAGCCCGTTTAAGGATGTAGATCTTG GAGGTGGAGAGATCGGCTACAGTAATCAGGGAAACAATATGTATCTTTTTCCTGG CATTGGTCTAGGTACCCTTCTGTCTGGTGCTAGAATAATCTCGGACGGCATGTTACAGGCTGCATCCGAGTG TCTATCTGAATATATGACTGAAGATGAGGTTCATAAAGGAATTATATACCCTCCAATATCAAG AATACGCGATATAACAAAAGCTGTAGCTGCTGCTGTGATTAGAGAAGCGATAGACGAGCGTCTAGCAGAAGGATACCGTGAGATGAGCTACCGCGACCTCAAGAGACTTAATAAG GAGGAAATCCTTATGCATGTGGAGAACAATATGTGGCAGCCTGATTACCCAACATTGATCTATAAGTGA